In Stigmatopora argus isolate UIUO_Sarg chromosome 10, RoL_Sarg_1.0, whole genome shotgun sequence, the following proteins share a genomic window:
- the arcn1b gene encoding archain 1b — translation MVLLAAAVCTKAGKAIVSRQFVEMTRTRIEGLLAAFPKLMNTGKQHTFVETDSVRYVYQPLEKLYMVLITTKNSNILEDLETLRLFSRVIPEYCRVLEESEISEHCFDLIFAFDEIVALGYRENVNLAQIRTFTEMDSHEEKVFRAVRETQEREAKAEMRRKAKELQQARRDAERSGKKGPGFGGFGSGGMSSISSGSIITETIVEPEKPKITPAPVRPSGPSKALKLGAKGKEVDDFVDKLKSEGETIMPSSGKRGSDVSKALPVPVNVESVHLRVEEKISLTCGRDGGLQNMEVLGMVTLRVTDDKNGRIRLVLINNDNKGVQLQTHPNVDKKLFTADSVIGLKNPEKAFPLNNDVGVLKWRLQTTDESLIPLTINCWPSESGTGCDVNIEYELQEESLELNDVIITIPVPSGVGAPVIGDLDGEYKHDSRRNVLEWCLPVIDANNKTGSLEFSISGQPNDFFPVNVSFVSKRNYCDIQVAKVTHVDGDNPARFSLETSFVVDKYEIL, via the exons atg GTGCTGTTGGCAGCGGCGGTGTGCACCAAGGCTGGCAAAGCCATCGTTTCCCGACAATTTGTGGAGATGACACGGACACGAATTGAAGGTCTCCTCGCTGCATTCCCCAAGCTGATGAACACAGGGAAGCAGCATACCTTTGTGGAAACGGACAGTGTCCGTTATGTGTACCAGCCGCTGGAGAAACTATACATGGTTCTTATTACCACCAAGAACAGCAACATCCTTGAGGACCTCGAGACACTCAGACTTTTCTCTCGCGTG ATCCCGGAATACTGCCGTGTGCTGGAGGAGAGCGAAATATCAGAGCACTGTTTTGACCTGATATTTGCCTTTGATGAGATTGTGGCTCTAGGCTACAGAGAGAATGTCAACCTGGCTCAAATCCGCACCTTCACAGAGATGGACTCCCATGAGGAGAAGGTTTTCCGTGCTGTCAGAGAG ACTCAGGAAAGAGAAGCTAAGGCTGAAATGAGGAGAAAGGCCAAGGAGTTGCAGCAGGCTAGAAGGGATGCAGAGCGTTCTGGCAAAAAGGGACCAGGTTTTGGTGGCTTTGGTAGTGGTGGCATGAGCAGCATCTCCTCAGGCTCAATCATCACGGAAACTATCGTAGAGCCAGAAAAGCCCAAGATAACACCTGCTCCAGTCAG ACCAAGTGGACCAAGCAAGGCTCTAAAGCTGGGTGCTAAAGGGAAAGAGGTCGACGACTTTGTTGATAAATTAAAGTCTGAAGGAGAAACTATCATGCCATCCTCTGGGAAAAGAGGCTCAGATGTTTCAAAAGCTCTACCAGTGCCAGTGAATGTAGAGAG TGTGCATCTCCGAGTTGAGGAGAAGATCTCACTCACTTGTGGCCGCGACGGTGGACTGCAGAACATGGAGGTTCTCGGCATGGTGACGCTCCGAGTGACAGATGACAAGAACGGACGTATCCGCCTTGTTCttataaataatgacaataaaggggtACAGCTACAA ACACATCCCAATGTGGACAAGAAGTTATTCACCGCTGATTCAGTGATTGGCCTGAAGAACCCTGAGAAAGCCTTCCCTCTCAATAATGACGTTGGCGTCCTGAAATGGAGACTACAGACCACAGACGAGTCACTTATACCTTTAACTA TAAACTGTTGGCCTTCAGAAAGCGGCACTGGCTGTGACGTTAATATTGAGTACGAGCTGCAGGAGGAAAGTCTGGAACTCAACGACGTGATCATTACCATACCAGTGCC GTCTGGTGTAGGAGCTCCTGTAATTGGAGATCTGGATGGAGAATACAAGCATGACAGCAGGCGAAACGTGCTGGAGTGGTGCTTACCTGTCATCGATGCCAACAACAAGACTGGCAGCCTGGAGTTCAGCATTAGTGGGCAGCCCAATGACTTCTTCCCTGTCAATGTGTCCTTTGTGTCCAAACGCAACTACTGCGACATTCAG GTTGCCAAAGTCACCCACGTCGATGGAGATAACCCTGCCAGATTCTCTTTGGAAACCTCCTTCGTTGTTGACAAATATGAAATCCTGTAA